In Candidatus Desulfatibia profunda, the sequence CATGAAATCCGCAGGTTTGATCAATATCGGCCCCCTCGATATCACAGAGAAGTTGAAAGGCGCTGTGGGCTTGCACCAAGCCTTCTAAGCCGCTCAGAATCGGGCTTGTCAGTTCGGCGCCGCAGCGGGTATGACACTTGCCTCTTACGGAGCTATCTGCCTGAAAACACCACGAACTCAGATCGGATCCCAGAGACAGCCGGTAATCCTGGCAAAGGTCCAGGATATGGCGCCCGTCTCTGGCACGGGATGAAATACAGTAGGGTTTAATGATATTGTCATCAATTGGGGCGATAACATAGTTTAGCCCGAAAAATTCAATCTCCACACCAAATGGTCGGTCGGTGAAGTACTGCAGCATGGGATATTTCTTATTGAGCCTTTCATCAAGGCTATCAAATTTATTCATCATCAATCAGCTTTCTTTCCTTTGTACCTAAAGAAGAATCAGTGTCAAAGCAATTTCTATTGCGTTGGGAAATAGTTGCAACCGCACCGGCAACCAAATCTAAATAATGCATCCCCAAAAAATAGTCAACCGGTGATTGTCTGTATAACAATTCTGGCATCCGCCACAAGAATACCGTCCGGATAGGCGAAAACCGGATTCAGATCAATTTCAGTAATCTCTGGATGGTCCTCGGCGATCCGGGCCACCGCCAAAATACAATCGGCCAAGGCAGATTCATCCACTGGCGGCCGTCCGCGATAACCGGCAATCAGTCCATAGCCCTTGATCTCTCGAATCATGGCCAGAGCTTCATCCTGCGACAGCGGTAAAAGCCGCAAACTCACATCCTGAAAAATCTCCACCATGATGCCGCCCAGACCAAAAAGGATTACCGGGCCGAATTGCGGATCACGATTCATGCCCGCGATGACTTCCAGGCCGGGCAATGCCATCTTGCTCACCAATACCCCGTCCACGCGGGCCCCGGGCCGCATTTTTTTCACAGCCGCCAGCAGCTCGCCGTATGCTTTCTCCACCGCTTCAGCCGAATTCAAGTTAAGGTGCACACCGCCGGCATCGCTCTTGTGAAGGATGTCAGGAGAGCTGATTTTGAGAGCAACCGGGAATCCCAATTTCCGGGCAATTCGGGCACTGCCGGCCGAACTGTCGGCCAGGGCAAAATCGGTACAGGGCAGTCCTTGGGCGGCAATCTGTTCAAAGGCCCGGTGCAGCGGCAGTTGGCGGCCGGCGGCCGGAACGATGAGAGTTGGTTTTTGTGGTGCCGCTAAGGTTTTGCGCTCCAGAATCCGGGCCAGGGCCTTTATCCCGCGTTCGGGCGTGGGAAATACCGGAATTCCTTTAAGGTGCATGCGCTCGCGCTCTTTACGCTCTACATCCGCGCCGCCTAAAAAGATGATCAGCTCGTTGGCGCCGGGGGTGACTACCTGGGAAGCATCCTGCACTGGATCGCCGAAAATAATACCCAGGGTATCGTAATATGTCCGGGTCACCTCTATGACATCGGCAAACATTTGGGCGGTAGCATCACCGGTAAGGTCAATGGGATTGGCTTTAATGGCATGGGCCGGAATCAGCGGCGCGACCGCTTCCGCCGCCTCTTGCGGCAGGGGCGACACATCAAGGCCTTCCTGTTCGGCCTGATCCGTAGCCAGAATGGCGGCGCCTCCCGATGTGGTAATAAAAAGAATGCGATTGCCTCTGGGCGGTTTCAGATAGGCCAGGGCTTTGGCATAGTCATAAAATTCTTCAATGGTGTAAGCGCGACAGATATTATATCTGGTAAAAAGGGCCTCGTAAATGGCGTCGGCCCCGGCCAGGGACTTGGTATGGGACTCGGCTGCCACTTTGCCCTTGGGTGTACGGCCGGACTTGAGAACCACCAGCGGTTTTTGAAGCTGCCGCACCGCCCGGATAAAATTTTCAGGGCGTTTTATCCCTTCGATATAGGCGGCAATCACTTCGGTATGCGGATCATGGTTGAAATAGCTGATAAGGTCGGCCTCATCTACATCCGCCCGGTTGCCCATACTGACAAAACCGGATGTTCCCAGATTTTCCTCGGAGAACCAGTCCATCATGGCGGCTCCCACCGTGCCGCTCTGGGAAATGAGCGCAACCTTTCCCCGGTAGGTGAGCAAGGGCCAGGAGGCACAGATGGGATGATAGGGATTGTTGACCCCCTGGCAGTTGGGCCCGATCAGACGCACGCCGAATTGTTGAGCCACTTCAATTACCTGCTGTTGCAGGGCCTCGCCTTGGGCACTGGCCTCACTGAAGCCGCCGGTAATGATGACGGCGCCCTTGACACCTTTTTCCCCGCAGTCCCGAACGGCCTGGGGCACCAGACGGGCCGGGATGATGATGACGGCAAGGTCCGGAGCTTTCTCAATATCTTTGATGCCGGCATAACAGGGAAGATCGAGAATAGCATCGGCTTTGGGGTTGATGGGATATACAACTCCCTGAAAACCGCCGGCCACAATGTTTTTCAGGATTTCATGGCCCAGCTTGCCCGGACTGGTTGAGGCTCCGATAACCGCCACGCTTTTGGGTCTTATAATGGCATCCAACCGGCTGATTGAGTCATTCGCCCCCATAGCCCACCTCCAAGTGTTTTTTTTGACAGGATAACAGGATAAACAAGACAAATTTTTATCCTGTTGATCATTATTGATGATTTCGCAAAAGGTCGGAAAGTGCCATTTTTTGTCATTCCGGCGGAAGCCGGAATCCAGTATTTTCAAGGATTTCTGGACTCCGGCTTTCGCCGGAGTGACGGAATTAAGACTTTTTACGAGTTCGTCATTATTCCAAATCCTGAAGATCTTGTTATCCTGTCTAAGTTTCTTATTTACTTATTTTTTCAGCTTTTTTGGCCACCCGACCGTTAAACTTTGCGGCGTTGATGATAAAGCGCTGGTGGGTGGCCTCACCGATCTTGTCCACCTCGTCAAAGCCTGCCACCTCAAAGGTCAATTTGAGTCCGTCCACTTCGATCAGCTTGGCGCTGAAGCGCACTTTCATTCCCAGGGGTGTGGCGGCTATATGCTTGAATTGCATGCCGATACCGACAGTTTGTTCACCTTCACTTAGGTGGGGAAGAACCAAATCCGCACAGACTTCTTCGATATGCCCCACCATCGCCCGGGTGGCATAGACATTGGGAACATGGGGATAGACCTTCTGTGCCGACATCTCCGCGGTGGTTTGCCGCTGCATTTGGTGCGTCATGCCAACCTTCAATGCTTCAGTCATTGTTTGCCCTCCCTAGAATTGTAAAGAATCCTGGCCCATAGGACCAGGCATTGGTTTGCCCCTGATAGAGACTGCTCTCCTGCAAGCTGAACAAGTTAGAAGTGTCTAAAGTGATCTAAAGTGCCTAAAGTTGTGGAGTCGCTTTGCTCCACTGATTTTATATAATTGAAAGAATTCCTTAACTTTAGTTCACTTCAAACTTTAGTTCACTTCAAACTTTAGCAACATTTCTTCAGGCAGATTAAATCTGTAAAATCCGTGTCATCTGTGTTCTATTAACTTGATAATATTTCAGCTTTTTGGCGCTAAGTCAACC encodes:
- a CDS encoding thioesterase family protein, producing MTEALKVGMTHQMQRQTTAEMSAQKVYPHVPNVYATRAMVGHIEEVCADLVLPHLSEGEQTVGIGMQFKHIAATPLGMKVRFSAKLIEVDGLKLTFEVAGFDEVDKIGEATHQRFIINAAKFNGRVAKKAEKISK
- a CDS encoding acetate--CoA ligase family protein yields the protein MGANDSISRLDAIIRPKSVAVIGASTSPGKLGHEILKNIVAGGFQGVVYPINPKADAILDLPCYAGIKDIEKAPDLAVIIIPARLVPQAVRDCGEKGVKGAVIITGGFSEASAQGEALQQQVIEVAQQFGVRLIGPNCQGVNNPYHPICASWPLLTYRGKVALISQSGTVGAAMMDWFSEENLGTSGFVSMGNRADVDEADLISYFNHDPHTEVIAAYIEGIKRPENFIRAVRQLQKPLVVLKSGRTPKGKVAAESHTKSLAGADAIYEALFTRYNICRAYTIEEFYDYAKALAYLKPPRGNRILFITTSGGAAILATDQAEQEGLDVSPLPQEAAEAVAPLIPAHAIKANPIDLTGDATAQMFADVIEVTRTYYDTLGIIFGDPVQDASQVVTPGANELIIFLGGADVERKERERMHLKGIPVFPTPERGIKALARILERKTLAAPQKPTLIVPAAGRQLPLHRAFEQIAAQGLPCTDFALADSSAGSARIARKLGFPVALKISSPDILHKSDAGGVHLNLNSAEAVEKAYGELLAAVKKMRPGARVDGVLVSKMALPGLEVIAGMNRDPQFGPVILFGLGGIMVEIFQDVSLRLLPLSQDEALAMIREIKGYGLIAGYRGRPPVDESALADCILAVARIAEDHPEITEIDLNPVFAYPDGILVADARIVIQTITG